The Thamnophis elegans isolate rThaEle1 chromosome 15, rThaEle1.pri, whole genome shotgun sequence genome includes a window with the following:
- the NDUFB8 gene encoding NADH dehydrogenase [ubiquinone] 1 beta subcomplex subunit 8, mitochondrial isoform X2: MAATVTRGRLRALLRQVAWPLAPGDGSRRLASDLPRHLLPGPYPKTPEEQAAAAKKYNLTLEDYKTYADDGLGYGDYPKLPDQSAQERDPWYQWDYPELRRNFGEPLHQSFDLFVRSRVDTSPTQVSWHIMKRYFWGFIGIMGPKQFPYDDIYFENRSDPNIKPLSVKHYEI; encoded by the exons ATGGCCGCCACCGTTACTCGGGGCCGCCTCCGCGCTCTCCTCCGCCAGGTCGCCTGGCCGTTGGCACCGGGAGACGGCAGCCGCCGCCTCG CTTCAGATCTGCCCAGACATCTGCTTCCAGGGCCATACCCCAAGACTCCAGAAGAGCAGGCAGCTGCTGCAAAGAAATACAACCTGACACTGGAGGACTATAAGACATATGCAGATGATGGCCTGGG TTATGGTGACTATCCCAAACTCCCAGATCAATCCGCACAGGAAAGAGATCCATGGTATCAGTGGGATTACCCTGAACTGAGGCGtaattttggagaaccg TTGCACCAGAGCTTCGATTTGTTTGTACGGTCACGGGTTGATACGTCCCCAACTCAAGTTTCCTGGCATATCATGAAGAGATATTTTTGGGGGTTTATTGGAATCATG ggaccaaagcagtttccttaTGATGATATATATTTCGAGAACAGATCAGACCCCAATATTAAACCACTGTCAGTGAAGCATTATGAGATATAA
- the NDUFB8 gene encoding NADH dehydrogenase [ubiquinone] 1 beta subcomplex subunit 8, mitochondrial isoform X1, with amino-acid sequence MAATVTRGRLRALLRQVAWPLAPGDGSRRLASDLPRHLLPGPYPKTPEEQAAAAKKYNLTLEDYKTYADDGLGYGDYPKLPDQSAQERDPWYQWDYPELRRNFGEPLHQSFDLFVRSRVDTSPTQVSWHIMKRYFWGFIGIMVGMALVGEMFPIYQPVGPKQFPYDDIYFENRSDPNIKPLSVKHYEI; translated from the exons ATGGCCGCCACCGTTACTCGGGGCCGCCTCCGCGCTCTCCTCCGCCAGGTCGCCTGGCCGTTGGCACCGGGAGACGGCAGCCGCCGCCTCG CTTCAGATCTGCCCAGACATCTGCTTCCAGGGCCATACCCCAAGACTCCAGAAGAGCAGGCAGCTGCTGCAAAGAAATACAACCTGACACTGGAGGACTATAAGACATATGCAGATGATGGCCTGGG TTATGGTGACTATCCCAAACTCCCAGATCAATCCGCACAGGAAAGAGATCCATGGTATCAGTGGGATTACCCTGAACTGAGGCGtaattttggagaaccg TTGCACCAGAGCTTCGATTTGTTTGTACGGTCACGGGTTGATACGTCCCCAACTCAAGTTTCCTGGCATATCATGAAGAGATATTTTTGGGGGTTTATTGGAATCATGGTAGGCATGGCTCTTGTTGGTGAAATGTTTCCAATATACCAACCTGTG ggaccaaagcagtttccttaTGATGATATATATTTCGAGAACAGATCAGACCCCAATATTAAACCACTGTCAGTGAAGCATTATGAGATATAA